The following proteins are co-located in the Montipora foliosa isolate CH-2021 unplaced genomic scaffold, ASM3666993v2 scaffold_395, whole genome shotgun sequence genome:
- the LOC137987953 gene encoding exonuclease 1-like: protein MSHKLLKVLYKVHLHGSCQSIQSKDIPKCLNISNYTFDLFRHMCIIAGCDYLESLPGIGIKRAHNLMTKVAAANGDVRKFFSRLPQVLGVKSLRVLGPEYLLRFDEADQMFLHQVVFDPRNLRAVPLNPILDESEAPPELYPCLLSFLYMVQTVYGDPEHCFIWNVMVNQMTQLRILIMSSQTYTKTPAVA, encoded by the exons ATGTCTCATAAACTACTGAAG GTTCTTTATAAAGTACACCTACATGGTAGCTGCCAGTCAATCCAAAGCAAAGACATACCGAAATGTCTCAATATTTCCAATTATACCTTTGACTTGTTTCGTCATATGTGTATAATTGCTGGCTGCGACTACTTGGAATCACTTCCTGGTATAGGAATCAAAAGAGCACACAATTTGATGACGAAAGTTGCTGCAGCAAATGGTGATGTGAGgaaa TTCTTTTCAAGGTTACCACAAGTACTTGGTGTAAAAAGTCTTCGTGTACTGGGTCCTGAGTATCTTCTGAGATTTGATGAAGCAGATCAAATGTTTCTACATCAGGTGGTATTTGATCCAAGGAACCTGAGGGCTGTACCACTGAATCCTATATTAGATGAGTCTGAGGCACCACCAGAGCTGTATCCttgtttattatcatttttatacAT GGTCCAGACAGTATATGGGGATCCAGAACATTGCTTCATTTGGAATGTGATGGTGAATCAG ATGACACAGTTGAGGATCCTGATTATGTCCAGCCAGACCTACACAAAGACCCCTGCAGTAGCATAA